One genomic segment of Hevea brasiliensis isolate MT/VB/25A 57/8 chromosome 3, ASM3005281v1, whole genome shotgun sequence includes these proteins:
- the LOC110642481 gene encoding uncharacterized protein LOC110642481: MEDDTQMASEVPVLKVDTEEKANAINATNGDFPQVEKSGKKEEDETDGEFIKVEKESLDVKDASHTAEAATADHEKPLAIERSLSSSTRELLEAQEKFRDLELELERVAEALKHSESENTKIREEVLLAKEKLEVGEKKYEELELNHKKLQEQIIEAEEKYSSQLGTLNESLQAQDMKHKELTEVKEAFDGLSLELENSRKSLQELEQKLQFSEVEAMRFEELHKQSGSHAESETQRALELERLLGETKSSAKEMEDRMASLQEEVKGLYEKIAENQKVEEALKNATAELAAVNEELARSKSQLLDIEQRFSSKEALISELTQELDQRKASESQLKEDVLALENLLGATKEDLQAKVSELEGNKLKLQEEVNARELVEAAMQKYEGQVSAIHEELAKVMKEKEALEATVTDLTSNAAQMMELCSDLEDKLKVSEENFSKADFLLSQALSNNAELEQKLKSLEELHNESGAAAASATLKNLELEDSLRASHEAAENANSQVRELETRFIAAEQSNVDLEQQLNLTELKSSDAEREVREFSLKITELSAALKELEEEKKILSHQMQEYQEKITHLEASLNQSSSRNAELEAELRIATEKCAEHEDRANMNHQRSLELEDLFQMSHSKVEDASKKVNDLELLLEAEKFRIQELEEQISTLEKKCVAAEAESNKYFHKVSELSAELEAFQARASSLEIALQTANEKEKELMECLNSVTDEKKKLEDASSDSSQKLAEAENLVEVLRNELTVMQEKLECIENDLKAAGLKESDVMAKLMSAEEQLEQQEKLLEQATARKSELESLQESLARDSELKLQEAIANFTNKESEAKFLIDKLKILEDQVKLYEEQVAEATGKSASLKEELDFCLLKVASMETSNEELKKKILEIENRASNTSSENELLVETNNQLKSKVNELQELLNSAVSEKEASSQQLASHMNTIAEISDKQSRALELHSATEARMVQAETELQEAIQRLTQKDEETNNLNVKLNALEGQKKFCEEQAHEASAIAETRKLELEETCLKLKHFESIVEELQNRSSHFEKESTGLAEANLKLTQELASYESKLSDLESKLSSAHSQKDETLEQLHTSKKALENLTQQLNDEGQRLQSQISSVMEENNFLNETYQNAKKELQSVIIQLEEQLKDQKANEDALKSEIENLKMEAAEKSALQTRLKEFEEKLTAAEARLKEEVESIQASAAGREAELTLKLEDHAQKIHDRDTLSDQVLQLQRELQLARSIVTEQKEANFQKDSEREAAMRKSLEDLDAKNKEIILLEKQVKELEHKLQLADEKLLQKGDEGNLAEHNDGTEIKSRDIGSTISAPTKRKSKKKLEAASAQTSSSSETHVQTTQVSQAMNIKFILGLAVVSIIIGIILGKRY, from the exons ATGGAAGACGACACCCAAATGGCTTCAGAAGTACCAGTATTGAAGGTTGATACAGAGGAGAAAGCTAATGCTATCAAT GCAACAAATGGAGACTTCCCACAAGTAGAAAAATCAGGGAAGAAAGAAGAGGACGAGACTGATGGAGAATTCATAAAAGTAGAGAAGGAATCACTTGATGTCAAGGATGCTTCTCATACGGCTGAGGCAGCAACTGCAGATCATGAGAAGCCATTGGCCATAGAAAGAAGCTTAAGCAGTTCAACCAGAGAATTATTGGAAGCACAAGAGAAGTTTAGGGATCTTGAACTTGAATTGGAAAGAGTAGCTGAAGCATTAAAGCATTCTGAATCAGAAAATACCAAGATCAGAGAAGAGGTCTTGCTTGCAAAGGAAAAGTTGGAGGTTGGTGAAAAGAAGTATGAGGAGCTTGAACTCAATCACAAGAAATTGCAAGAGCAGATAATTGAAGCTGAGGAGAAGTATAGTTCACAGCTTGGCACTTTGAATGAGTCTCTGCAAGCACAAGATATGAAACACAAGGAATTAACTGAGGTGAAAGAAGCATTTGATGGTCTCAGCCTTGAGCTTGAGAACTCTAGAAAGAGTTTGCAAGAGTTGGAGCAAAAGCTCCAATTTTCTGAAGTTGAGGCAATGAGGTTTGAGGAGTTGCACAAACAAAGTGGTTCACATGCTGAATCTGAGACACAAAGGGCATTGGAGCTTGAGAGGCTGCTTGGAGAAACAAAATCAAGTGCAAAAGAAATGGAAGATCGGATGGCTTCCCTTCAGGAGGAAGTCAAGGGCCTGTATGAGAAGATTGCAGAAAACCAGAAAGTTGAAGAAGCCCTTAAGAATGCTACAGCAGAACTCGCAGCAGTTAATGAAGAATTGGCACGTTCAAAATCACAACTGCTTGACATAGAGCAAAGATTCTCTTCAAAGGAGGCTCTTATTAGTGAACTCACCCAAGAATTGGACCAGAGGAAAGCTTCAGAATCTCAGTTGAAGGAAGATGTCTTGGCATTGGAGAATTTGCTCGGTGCAACTAAAGAAGATCTTCAAGCAAAGGTTTCTGAGTTAGAAGGCAATAAGTTGAAGCTGCAAGAGGAAGTTAATGCAAGGGAATTGGTTGAAGCAGCGATGCAAAAATATGAGGGACAGGTCTCAGCTATACATGAAGAATTAGCAAAAGTAATGAAAGAAAAAGAAGCTCTTGAGGCAACTGTAACAGATCTCACTAGCAATGCAGCACAAATGATGGAATTATGCAGTGACCTTGAAGACAAGTTGAAGGTTTcagaagagaatttctctaaagcgGATTTCCTTTTGTCTCAAGCTTTGTCAAACAATGCAGAGCTTGAACAAAAATTGAAGTCTCTGGAAGAGCTTCACAATGAATCTGGAGCTGCTGCAGCATCTGCTACTCTAAAGAATCTGGAGCTTGAAGATTCACTCCGAGCTTCACATGAAGCAGCAGAAAATGCAAATTCCCAAGTGAGAGAGCTTGAGACACGCTTTATTGCAGCAGAGCAGAGTAACGTGGATCTTGAGCAACAATTGAATTTAACGGAATTAAAAAGCAGTGATGCTGAGAGAGAAGTGAGGGAATTCTCACTGAAAATAACTGAACTCAGTGCTGCACTGAAAGAATTggaggaagaaaagaaaattttgagtcacCAGATGCAGGAATACCAGGAGAAGATAACCCACCTTGAAGCTTCCCTAAATCAGTCATCATCAAGGAATGCAGAGCTTGAGGCTGAGTTGAGGATTGCTACAGAGAAGTGTGCTGAACATGAGGACCGAGCAAACATGAATCATCAACGCAGCCTTGAGCTTGAAGACCTGTTCCAAATGTCTCATTCCAAAGTAGAGGATGCCAGCAAAAAGGTAAATGATTTGGAGTTGTTACTTGAAGCAGAGAAATTCAGAATTCAGGAACTTGAAGAGCAGATTAGCACATTAGAAAAGAAATGTGTGGCTGCAGAAGCAGAGTCCAACAAATACTTCCATAAAGTATCTGAACTTTCAGCTGAGCTTGAAGCATTCCAAGCAAGGGCATCAAGCCTTGAAATTGCACTGCAAACAGCCAACGAAAAGGAGAAAGAGCTGATGGAATGCCTGAATTCAGTAACAGATGAAAAGAAAAAGTTAGAAGATGCATCAAGCGATTCCAGCCAGAAGCTGGCTGAAGCTGAGAATCTTGTGGAAGTCCTACGAAATGAATTAACTGTGATGCAGGAGAAGTTGGAGTGCATTGAAAATGATCTAAAGGCTGCTGGACTAAAAGAAAGCGATGTAATGGCAAAGCTCATGTCTGCTGAGGAACAACTAGAGCAACAAGAAAAATTACTAGAGCAGGCTACCGCTAGAAAGTCTGAGCTTGAATCATTACAAGAATCTCTGGCAAGGGATTCGGAACTCAAACTTCAAGAAGCAATAGCAAACTTCACCAACAAGGAGTCTGAGGCAAAATTCCTGATTGACAAATTGAAGATTCTTGAAGACCAAGTGAAATTATACGAAGAACAGGTTGCTGAAGCGACTGGAAAATCTGCATCTTTGAAGGAAGAATTGGATTTTTGTTTGCTAAAAGTGGCTTCTATGGAAACCTCAAATGAAGAACTTAAAAAAAAGATCTTGGAAATAGAAAATAGAGCTTCTAACACTTCCTCAGAAAATGAACTCCTTGTTGAGACAAACAATCAGCTTAAAAGCAAGGTCAATGAACTTCAGGAATTGCTGAATTCTGCTGTTTCTGAGAAAGAAGCCTCATCTCAACAACTTGCTTCTCATATGAACACTATTGCAGAAATATCTGATAAGCAGTCAAGGGCTTTAGAACTTCATTCAGCAACTGAAGCTCGGATGGTTCAAGCAGAAACAGAGTTACAAGAGGCCATTCAGAGACTAACTCAGAAAGATGAAGAAACAAACAATTTGAACGTGAAGCTAAATGCACTTGAAGGCCAAAAGAAATTCTGTGAAGAACAGGCTCATGAAGCATCTGCAATAGCCGAAACTCGAAAACTTGAGCTGGAAGAGACTTGTCTGAAATTGAAACACTTTGAAAGTATTGTTGAGGAACTGCAAAACAGGTCAAGTCACTTTGAAAAAGAGAGTACAGGGTTAGCGGAGGCAAATTTGAAACTCACTCAGGAGCTAGCCTCATATGAGTCCAAACTGAGTGATTTAGAGTCAAAACTGTCTTCGGCACATTCCCAGAAGGATGAAACATTAGAACAGCTTCACACTTCAAAGAAGGCCCTAGAAAATTTAACTCAGCAGCTTAATGATGAAGGACAGAGACTACAGTCCCAG ATATCTTCAGTCATGGAAGAGAACAATTTTCTTAATGAAACGTATCAAAATGCAAAGAAGGAACTTCAATCAGTGATCATCCAGCTTGAAGAGCAACTGAAAGACCAGAAAGCAAATGAAGATGCCCTAAAATCTGAGATTGAAAATCTCAAGATGGAGGCTGCGGAGAAGTCAGCATTGCAAACTCGTCTCaaggaatttgaagaaaaattgacAGCAGCCGAGGCTCGTCTGAAAGAAGAG GTTGAAAGCATTCAGGCATCTGCTGCTGGAAGAGAAGCTGAGTTAACTTTGAAACTAGAAGATCATGCACAGAAAATCCATGATAGAGATACACTAAGTGATCAAGTTCTTCAGCTTCAGAGAGAATTACAACTTGCTCGGAGCATTGTTACTGAACAG